The genomic window CTGTCATGGGTGGTCACGCTTTTAAGTGGGTGTTACAGAAAAGTTAAATGAATCATTTCCGTTTAAGAAAAGGCAGTCCCCATATTTCCTAAGGATCTGACAGTTCTCTGCAATTTTCTGCTTAGTTGATAGAGATCTCTCATTGTTTGagcttaaaacaaaacaagaaactgCAACAGGGTCTTCCTCCTTATGCCTTAAGTCAAAGTACTATTTATAAAATAGTTAACATCTTAGTTCAGTTTCAAATTATAGACAAACCTCCCTAATACAAAATACTAAAAGTGCAATAGTATAAATTAAGAGTTTGCAACCACATTATACAAACATTACCTTTTTATTGTGCAGCTTTGATAACACGGAGTATTTACTCACAACTGTTTATAATGTTGTGAATAATTTATGGTGCTAAGGTTTGTCTGTAACTTGTTTTCCAATCATTGAGCTAAAATCCacactacattttttttttcatttaatagaACAACTGTCCACATAGCAGctacaaatatttaaataaaaaaaggtttgTTACTGACAGGTACTTGCACATGAAAAGCATGCTATCTTTCCCAATAAAACTTCACAATTTTGCCTGCATTGAAAGAAAACACTTATTCATAGTAAAACAAaacttgcttaaaaaaaaaaaaaaaacaaaaggaaaaaggaaaaagaaaaatcacatagCCAGATGTATTTTGCAGTACAAAAGCTTCATTTAGGTTTGGGGCTAGTATATTGTCTGTTACCCGCATAATCTTAACATTATAAATACTACAGACAAGGATACTGTAATAATACACAGCATTGGGGTACTAAATCACTTATTTAAGATTAAGATTCCTAAAAACATAGTCCAAGTTGCTAACTAATTTGAACAAAAACCAGCAAATAAGTGTGACAGAATACCGTAATGAAGCCCCCCTTTCTCAGGTGATAGTAAGTTGTGTAAGAAGCAAAGTGAATGTAGACTAGCCGCTTTCTGTTTCTAATGAAGTTATCCCATaactggtttgtttgtttgttttctgttaaatTAAAAGGTTTCAAAGTTCTCAGTAACAGTCAAACTCACTGTTGAAAGAAGTACCATGCAGATCTTGCAAGACAACTTTTCAGCAGCCACAAAAAGTTATGTATTTCTGCTATGGGTAAAATTTTAAAGGGAACCTATGCATTTAGGTCAGGAAACTAATGCTTAGCTTCAAAAGCTGTACATGGAACAGGACAAGTGTTGTGTCGAGTAGAGGTCCAACAGTTATTCAGAATGAATGCTTTTAATTTATGCCAATCTCTTTATTATCCTCAATAAATCTGGTGAATGGACGACTGGCTCCCGTCTCAGAACTTGCTTTGTCCAGACTGACAATGGGAGGGCTGCTGCCCGTGCGAGCTTTGTCCATGCCACTGGTAAGGTTACTTAGAGGCGGGATGGCGCCTCCGCCTAGACTTACTGGGAGCTGAGGAATGCCTCCGTTCTGTATGACAGAAATCTCATTGTTCTTCATAGCAAGTCCGTTAGTGATAGCTGCAGCATATTGGTTCCAAAAATTGGGGTCAACATTCATGGCCCGAGCTGCCAAATCCTTCTGGAACATCTCGGAGAACTTGAGAGCATCTCCACCGAGCAAAGCCATGGGGTTTTCCACGGAGAGGCGTCGGCCACGGCGTGCAGGGGCGTTATTCCACATGTGAGTCCCCATGTGAACCTGCAGAGCgaacagggaagagaagcaTCCCCAAGTTAGCACATTCTGGTGAGGTGTCTAGCCTGAAATGCTGTTAGAGTAGTACTTGTTTTTATAACAAAATGCCCTTTAAttcacattgaaaaaaaaaaaataacttcagTAAGGCCACAGTTCTAAGTTCCAGTCAGCCCACACAAAGAAAACCCAGATCCATGGTAGTTTTTCAATGTGCATTTGCTTCTTCTCAGTGAAAACAAACAGCGCTGCAAGATTTAAGGGTACATACTCTCTTGGGTTAGACAATGTCACATGCAAACTGGAAGTCCTCACATGCTGAAGATTACCAAGGGCATTACTCATACTAGGAGATGGGtggtttttcccttttccttttttcatccTGTCTGTTTTCATGTTTTATCTCATCATAGAAGCACTGATTAATTTGCTAaatttagtatttttaaaaagagcatTTAAAATGTCTTCCCCAGGCTGAGTCCTGATGGTTAACCAAATGGCAGGAATACGAGCGACCAGTCCTGTAGTAACCCACTGTAAATCTGTGAGAAACAGCCTTCTGCTCTGCAACGGCTGCAAAGTggaatagaaaatagaaattggGGAGGCACCCAAGGAGCTGAACAAGCCCTGTATTCCTGGTTTATAGAAGGTTATTTTGCTTTGATGGTCCATAAGAACTCTCAGAACATGTCCACCAGCTGACTGGGTGTGCCATCACATCAGTCAGAACTACAACATGCCTGCATGTACAGTTGGAACCAGTTTTAAAGTTCGCTTAATTGCACAGCCACTTTGCAGTCCTTATCTTCTACACAGTGAAAGCATAACGACCACCTCCATACAGCAAGCATTTCCTTGAAGCTCCCTTCTCACCTGTCTTTGGGACAAACACTTACCCCTAAAACTTGCTGACTTCAAGAGCAGTGCTCTTTaacccccccctcccccagcctTTACAATTTCATGTGGCCTCTTACCTTAAGATTCCCCTTTGTGGTAAAAGCTCTACCACAGATTGTGCAACCAAATGGTTTTTCACCAGTATGGGTGCGCTCGTGTATCTGCAGTGCACTTGCTGAGGAGAAGGTCTTCCCGCACGACTGACAGTTGTGCTGCTTGGGAGTCCGGCGAGGGGGGGGTGCCAGCATAGGGGTGATCCCCGGACTCATCACTGTCTGTGGTGCAGCAGGAACCTGGATTCCAGCTGGAAGCGAGGGAACCTCACCCAAAGAGATCGGCTTGCTGTGACCATTCACTTCCATTTTGATCATGGTAGGTGCTGTACTGGTGACCAGGCTAGGAGTACTTTGGCTGGGACCTAGAGTAAAGTTGGGTTCAAATAACTGAGAAGGCAGCTCTTTTAATTTGTGCGTCAGTAAGTGCTGTTTTAAATTACCCATAGTGGAACACCCACGACTGCAGACTGTACAAACAAATGGACGTTCTTTAGTATGGCTGCGGTAGTGAATTTCCAATGCACTCTTACAAGCAAAAGGCTTGCCACAGATATTACAAACAGTACTTTTAAACTTACCACGTTCTCTGTTCAGGAACAGCAGACTAAAAGGAGCCTCCTCTTTGATGACTGGTCTTCCCGGGTTGGTGGATGTCAGGTCTAATGCGCCTCCATTTTCATTTGTGGGTGGTGGACTGTCTGgtttttctgtctttaattGTATTTCTTGTGGCTCTTCCTGGTTACTGAGACCGGGGGACTTTGATCTGAAACTTTCACTATTGCTATTCACAGGAGACAAAGCTTGCATGGAGGAAGAAGACTCTGACAttgcagggctgcctgcactCTGGCTTTCAAGATCACCAACAGCTGATGAGGAGTCATTGCTCAAATGGTCACTTTCCCCTGATCCATTTTCTATGGATTTTAAACTGGTCAGCTGCTGACAGTTCATGACAGAATCTATCATTTTCATTTGATTCTCCAAAGCAGCAATACTGGAGATCACAGAAGGTGGTGAAGAAGGACATGACCCAGAGTATGAGATAAGGGGTTTGGATGAATCACTTGCCGTGTCCTTTAGTTCTGGATCCTCTTCCATAGAATTTTCATCAATGTCATCATCGAAGTTGCTCAGTGTGTCAACATTCTTCTCGTCATAGGAAAGCTCTGAGTCCATGGCGTCCTGGAAACCCTCTGGTAGCGGCGTGTTTGGAATTTGTCCACCCATATGCATTCGAATGTGCTGCTGAAGAACGACTGCGTTTGTAAATTTCTTCTGACAAATGGGACACGAGTGCTGTACTCTAAGTGGTGGCTTTGCTCGATGAACTCCAAAATGTGTTTTTAGATTGCCTTTTGTAGTAAAGGCACGTCCAcaaattttgcatttaaatgGTCTTTCTCCTGTATGTGTTCTGTAATGCATCTTGAGAGCGCTCTGACAACTAAGCACACGGTGACAAATGACACATTGATTTGGATCTGTCATCTTCTTATCAATGTTCTCCACTAGCTGTTGTAGTTTTGAGGTTTCTGATGTTTGCATAGAGTCTAGCAGACCACCAAATGGAAACTTTGCCTTAAACTGGTCAGACACTGCTGGAAGCACAGGGTTTGGGAGGCTTGTTGCAACACTGCTGTCTGTAACCACTGTGGGAATTGAAGATGTGGCAGCTGCAGAAACTTGCCCACCTGCAGAAAGGTCACCGAGCCGCGTGCTTGTGGGAGGCAGAGTGACAGGTTCTGCCTTGGTCAGAGATGAGCCACTCTGAACGGGCTGCGGGgattcagcagctgctggaacgCCCGACTCAGAAGTGTTGAGGCTCGGGGATAGAGAAGTGCATTCACTGGAGGCGGGAGAAGGCCTCTGGGGTGACCTGCTCATAGGAGTGATGCTTGGAGAGTCTCCGTAACTGTTCACACCAGGAATAGTGGGGGGAAGCTGAAGCCCGATGGAAGTCGGGACAGTTGGTAAAACAGGTTTACTGTCTAACCACGTTGTGACCGGCTTCTCAGGGGGCAGTGACATCCCATATGGGATTCCAGAGCAGGTGGGCACATTATCGAGGTATTCTGGAACAGGATAAGGATTCATCTGAATATGAGGGTATTTCTCTTTATGCCTCTGAAAATGAACTTTCAGGTTGCCCTTTGTGGAAAAGCGGTTTCCACATATGTTACACTTAAAAGGTCTTTCGCCTGTATGCGAGCGGAGGTGAATCTGTAAAGCACTGTCACTTCCAAAGACCTTGGCACAAAATCGGCATTTATGTTTGAAAAAGGGATCCTCGGAGCTTGACTTGGGTTCAA from Agelaius phoeniceus isolate bAgePho1 chromosome 1, bAgePho1.hap1, whole genome shotgun sequence includes these protein-coding regions:
- the SALL3 gene encoding sal-like protein 3 isoform X2, coding for MSRRKQAKPQHLKSDEELQAEVVSEHAVPGEGADDGDSGNESRSGSEETNVCEKCCAEFFKWTDFLEHKKSCTKNPLVLIVNEDEPAPPPAEEFPDPSPASSPSDQAESEAAEEGVQAENNDSSEVKNTEKEEEPMEVETSAEKSFQNKGTSNTATPLPQIPEPSSVTNYNMPNTNVTLETLLSTKVAVAQFSQSARATASASISSGVTAVAIPMILEQLMALQQQQIHQLQLIEQIRSQVAMMNRQPLRPSLSQIVAAQSGPGQASNQLQGFATSAAVQLTAVIPSAIVGQATTGQPTAFDGSQHISRPTSGTSTPNISSSGSSALPESGVPSSSNAITSITPVSVSNALNSASQPQNASTPPSIGHGSLTSVSSLPNPLLPQTSSNSVIFPNPLVSIAATANALDPLSALMKHRKGKPPNVSVFEPKSSSEDPFFKHKCRFCAKVFGSDSALQIHLRSHTGERPFKCNICGNRFSTKGNLKVHFQRHKEKYPHIQMNPYPVPEYLDNVPTCSGIPYGMSLPPEKPVTTWLDSKPVLPTVPTSIGLQLPPTIPGVNSYGDSPSITPMSRSPQRPSPASSECTSLSPSLNTSESGVPAAAESPQPVQSGSSLTKAEPVTLPPTSTRLGDLSAGGQVSAAATSSIPTVVTDSSVATSLPNPVLPAVSDQFKAKFPFGGLLDSMQTSETSKLQQLVENIDKKMTDPNQCVICHRVLSCQSALKMHYRTHTGERPFKCKICGRAFTTKGNLKTHFGVHRAKPPLRVQHSCPICQKKFTNAVVLQQHIRMHMGGQIPNTPLPEGFQDAMDSELSYDEKNVDTLSNFDDDIDENSMEEDPELKDTASDSSKPLISYSGSCPSSPPSVISSIAALENQMKMIDSVMNCQQLTSLKSIENGSGESDHLSNDSSSAVGDLESQSAGSPAMSESSSSMQALSPVNSNSESFRSKSPGLSNQEEPQEIQLKTEKPDSPPPTNENGGALDLTSTNPGRPVIKEEAPFSLLFLNRERGPSQSTPSLVTSTAPTMIKMEVNGHSKPISLGEVPSLPAGIQVPAAPQTVMSPGITPMLAPPPRRTPKQHNCQSCGKTFSSASALQIHERTHTGEKPFGCTICGRAFTTKGNLKVHMGTHMWNNAPARRGRRLSVENPMALLGGDALKFSEMFQKDLAARAMNVDPNFWNQYAAAITNGLAMKNNEISVIQNGGIPQLPVSLGGGAIPPLSNLTSGMDKARTGSSPPIVSLDKASSETGASRPFTRFIEDNKEIGIN
- the SALL3 gene encoding sal-like protein 3 isoform X1, yielding MPARRWDRGAPESFPRSPLPEAVPGEGADDGDSGNESRSGSEETNVCEKCCAEFFKWTDFLEHKKSCTKNPLVLIVNEDEPAPPPAEEFPDPSPASSPSDQAESEAAEEGVQAENNDSSEVKNTEKEEEPMEVETSAEKSFQNKGTSNTATPLPQIPEPSSVTNYNMPNTNVTLETLLSTKVAVAQFSQSARATASASISSGVTAVAIPMILEQLMALQQQQIHQLQLIEQIRSQVAMMNRQPLRPSLSQIVAAQSGPGQASNQLQGFATSAAVQLTAVIPSAIVGQATTGQPTAFDGSQHISRPTSGTSTPNISSSGSSALPESGVPSSSNAITSITPVSVSNALNSASQPQNASTPPSIGHGSLTSVSSLPNPLLPQTSSNSVIFPNPLVSIAATANALDPLSALMKHRKGKPPNVSVFEPKSSSEDPFFKHKCRFCAKVFGSDSALQIHLRSHTGERPFKCNICGNRFSTKGNLKVHFQRHKEKYPHIQMNPYPVPEYLDNVPTCSGIPYGMSLPPEKPVTTWLDSKPVLPTVPTSIGLQLPPTIPGVNSYGDSPSITPMSRSPQRPSPASSECTSLSPSLNTSESGVPAAAESPQPVQSGSSLTKAEPVTLPPTSTRLGDLSAGGQVSAAATSSIPTVVTDSSVATSLPNPVLPAVSDQFKAKFPFGGLLDSMQTSETSKLQQLVENIDKKMTDPNQCVICHRVLSCQSALKMHYRTHTGERPFKCKICGRAFTTKGNLKTHFGVHRAKPPLRVQHSCPICQKKFTNAVVLQQHIRMHMGGQIPNTPLPEGFQDAMDSELSYDEKNVDTLSNFDDDIDENSMEEDPELKDTASDSSKPLISYSGSCPSSPPSVISSIAALENQMKMIDSVMNCQQLTSLKSIENGSGESDHLSNDSSSAVGDLESQSAGSPAMSESSSSMQALSPVNSNSESFRSKSPGLSNQEEPQEIQLKTEKPDSPPPTNENGGALDLTSTNPGRPVIKEEAPFSLLFLNRERGPSQSTPSLVTSTAPTMIKMEVNGHSKPISLGEVPSLPAGIQVPAAPQTVMSPGITPMLAPPPRRTPKQHNCQSCGKTFSSASALQIHERTHTGEKPFGCTICGRAFTTKGNLKVHMGTHMWNNAPARRGRRLSVENPMALLGGDALKFSEMFQKDLAARAMNVDPNFWNQYAAAITNGLAMKNNEISVIQNGGIPQLPVSLGGGAIPPLSNLTSGMDKARTGSSPPIVSLDKASSETGASRPFTRFIEDNKEIGIN
- the SALL3 gene encoding sal-like protein 3 isoform X3, yielding MSRRKQAKPQHLKSDEELQAEVVSEHVPGEGADDGDSGNESRSGSEETNVCEKCCAEFFKWTDFLEHKKSCTKNPLVLIVNEDEPAPPPAEEFPDPSPASSPSDQAESEAAEEGVQAENNDSSEVKNTEKEEEPMEVETSAEKSFQNKGTSNTATPLPQIPEPSSVTNYNMPNTNVTLETLLSTKVAVAQFSQSARATASASISSGVTAVAIPMILEQLMALQQQQIHQLQLIEQIRSQVAMMNRQPLRPSLSQIVAAQSGPGQASNQLQGFATSAAVQLTAVIPSAIVGQATTGQPTAFDGSQHISRPTSGTSTPNISSSGSSALPESGVPSSSNAITSITPVSVSNALNSASQPQNASTPPSIGHGSLTSVSSLPNPLLPQTSSNSVIFPNPLVSIAATANALDPLSALMKHRKGKPPNVSVFEPKSSSEDPFFKHKCRFCAKVFGSDSALQIHLRSHTGERPFKCNICGNRFSTKGNLKVHFQRHKEKYPHIQMNPYPVPEYLDNVPTCSGIPYGMSLPPEKPVTTWLDSKPVLPTVPTSIGLQLPPTIPGVNSYGDSPSITPMSRSPQRPSPASSECTSLSPSLNTSESGVPAAAESPQPVQSGSSLTKAEPVTLPPTSTRLGDLSAGGQVSAAATSSIPTVVTDSSVATSLPNPVLPAVSDQFKAKFPFGGLLDSMQTSETSKLQQLVENIDKKMTDPNQCVICHRVLSCQSALKMHYRTHTGERPFKCKICGRAFTTKGNLKTHFGVHRAKPPLRVQHSCPICQKKFTNAVVLQQHIRMHMGGQIPNTPLPEGFQDAMDSELSYDEKNVDTLSNFDDDIDENSMEEDPELKDTASDSSKPLISYSGSCPSSPPSVISSIAALENQMKMIDSVMNCQQLTSLKSIENGSGESDHLSNDSSSAVGDLESQSAGSPAMSESSSSMQALSPVNSNSESFRSKSPGLSNQEEPQEIQLKTEKPDSPPPTNENGGALDLTSTNPGRPVIKEEAPFSLLFLNRERGPSQSTPSLVTSTAPTMIKMEVNGHSKPISLGEVPSLPAGIQVPAAPQTVMSPGITPMLAPPPRRTPKQHNCQSCGKTFSSASALQIHERTHTGEKPFGCTICGRAFTTKGNLKVHMGTHMWNNAPARRGRRLSVENPMALLGGDALKFSEMFQKDLAARAMNVDPNFWNQYAAAITNGLAMKNNEISVIQNGGIPQLPVSLGGGAIPPLSNLTSGMDKARTGSSPPIVSLDKASSETGASRPFTRFIEDNKEIGIN